In a genomic window of Methanosarcina horonobensis HB-1 = JCM 15518:
- the thpR gene encoding RNA 2',3'-cyclic phosphodiesterase, with product MIRTFIAVELDPSFREEISQIQERFSGFDLKFVNPEIVHITLKFLGDIKESMVAPIAEALDSIMCEPFEARIKGLGAFPKLSNPKVLWLGATGNFETLHADVETVLKPFKFKEEERAFTAHATLARAKFLNKDQKNAFADVLKELKDIELGSMRVNKVLLKKSTLTPDGPIYETLHTVYLD from the coding sequence TTGATCAGGACATTCATAGCAGTGGAACTGGACCCGAGTTTCAGGGAGGAAATCAGCCAGATTCAGGAAAGATTTTCCGGATTTGATTTGAAGTTTGTTAACCCCGAAATTGTTCACATAACTCTGAAGTTTCTCGGTGACATTAAAGAGTCAATGGTCGCCCCAATTGCAGAAGCTCTTGATTCCATTATGTGTGAGCCTTTTGAAGCAAGAATTAAAGGTCTTGGAGCTTTCCCAAAACTTTCAAACCCTAAAGTCCTCTGGTTGGGAGCAACAGGGAACTTCGAAACCCTTCATGCTGATGTGGAAACAGTACTGAAGCCCTTTAAGTTCAAAGAGGAGGAGAGGGCATTTACTGCCCATGCTACCCTTGCCAGGGCAAAATTCCTTAATAAAGATCAAAAAAATGCTTTTGCAGATGTTCTGAAAGAATTAAAAGATATCGAACTCGGCAGTATGCGGGTGAATAAAGTGCTTCTGAAAAAAAGCACTCTAACTCCCGATGGTCCTATATATGAGACTCTGCACACTGTATACCTGGACTGA
- the rnfC gene encoding Rnf electron transport complex subunit RnfC codes for MKQNLRSKEVTNLSDVVRLDKLPEKAIIPMRQHDGIACAPLVKKGEAVIVGQKLGECEGSDLAYVHSPFCGTVDSIELMPNPSGKRILSVVLTPSECAQSVDFVPEKNAPPSRLIQIIKEAGIVEYYEKPTYLALKPGKRIDTLLMNATFPLITHAYLNSLDKVLEGFRLMLEASGIPRGVIVVRADDKESIKAFKSAKVDGKPLTVAPIIGKRHADYYLEDVEDQIIVVAAGNITYTPTMMNLLSANVMGRKLPLGGEPSDAHVVVCGVKSAKAVYDAICEGKPYLENVVTVKGAVNNPKSVIVRFGTPIKDVIEACGGYKGEPGKIIVNGSMGGITVYTDEAPIVKNTTGIVVQTKEQVLRDVTSACIHCARCVDACPVNLLPTRIASYSDLGKYEECEHLYAMNCIECGSCAMVCPSKRHLVQLIRYSKLQIQNMCTAEARGGD; via the coding sequence TTGAAACAAAACCTGCGTTCTAAGGAGGTGACGAACCTGAGTGACGTTGTTAGACTTGATAAACTGCCTGAAAAGGCGATTATACCCATGAGGCAGCACGATGGAATTGCCTGTGCTCCTCTGGTTAAGAAAGGTGAAGCAGTTATTGTCGGCCAGAAGCTGGGGGAATGCGAGGGAAGTGACCTCGCCTATGTCCACTCCCCTTTTTGCGGGACTGTAGACTCAATAGAGCTGATGCCGAATCCCAGTGGAAAAAGAATTCTCAGTGTTGTGCTTACACCTTCGGAGTGTGCACAATCTGTTGATTTCGTGCCTGAGAAAAATGCACCTCCTTCAAGGTTAATTCAGATAATCAAGGAAGCGGGAATTGTAGAATATTACGAAAAGCCCACATACCTTGCCCTGAAGCCCGGAAAGAGGATCGATACCCTGCTCATGAATGCAACTTTTCCCCTTATTACCCATGCTTACCTGAACTCTCTTGATAAGGTTCTTGAAGGGTTCAGGCTTATGCTTGAAGCAAGTGGGATTCCGAGAGGGGTAATTGTTGTAAGAGCAGACGATAAGGAATCCATTAAAGCCTTCAAGAGTGCGAAGGTTGACGGTAAACCGCTCACTGTAGCTCCTATTATCGGAAAAAGGCATGCTGACTACTACCTTGAGGATGTGGAAGATCAGATCATCGTTGTTGCTGCAGGAAATATCACCTACACCCCAACAATGATGAACCTGCTTTCGGCCAATGTGATGGGCAGGAAGCTTCCTCTGGGAGGCGAGCCTTCAGACGCACATGTGGTAGTATGCGGAGTAAAGTCTGCCAAAGCGGTTTACGATGCCATATGCGAGGGCAAACCGTACCTTGAAAACGTAGTAACGGTTAAAGGGGCTGTTAATAACCCGAAGAGTGTAATAGTCAGGTTCGGAACCCCGATAAAAGATGTTATCGAAGCCTGTGGCGGTTACAAGGGCGAGCCCGGAAAAATTATTGTAAACGGGTCCATGGGCGGGATAACAGTATATACTGATGAGGCTCCGATAGTCAAAAACACTACCGGAATAGTAGTTCAGACTAAAGAACAGGTCCTGCGGGATGTAACATCTGCCTGCATACACTGCGCTCGCTGTGTAGATGCCTGTCCAGTAAACCTGCTTCCTACCAGAATTGCGTCGTACTCGGACCTTGGAAAATACGAGGAATGTGAACACCTGTACGCTATGAACTGTATTGAATGCGGTTCTTGTGCTATGGTGTGTCCTTCGAAAAGACATCTTGTACAATTGATAAGATACTCAAAGCTTCAGATCCAGAACATGTGTACCGCTGAAGCAAGAGGAGGCGACTAA
- the rnfG gene encoding Rnf electron transport complex subunit RnfG: protein MKNTPVNIIVKMIALSALAAVLLALTFVPTQAQLKVLQAEQEKQALKAVLPQAADFEPVTGDQVDADGEPIVLYFRGVDSSGNIVGYAFRNTQPGAQGLVEILGGVTADFGTVTGMEVMSHSETPGLGAKITEPGFKSQFLNLPVTDLSLSKNGGKVDAISGATISSVTVVNALHTGIDNVRAVEG, encoded by the coding sequence ATGAAAAATACACCAGTAAACATAATTGTCAAAATGATTGCGCTCTCAGCCCTTGCAGCTGTGCTTCTTGCTCTGACTTTCGTTCCTACGCAGGCGCAGTTAAAAGTGCTGCAGGCAGAACAGGAGAAACAGGCGTTAAAGGCTGTTCTTCCCCAGGCTGCAGATTTCGAGCCCGTGACCGGAGACCAGGTAGATGCAGACGGTGAACCCATTGTTCTGTACTTCCGTGGGGTTGACTCTTCCGGAAATATTGTAGGGTATGCCTTCAGGAATACTCAACCCGGTGCACAGGGGTTAGTTGAAATCCTCGGTGGAGTAACTGCGGATTTCGGTACAGTGACAGGAATGGAAGTTATGTCCCACTCCGAAACTCCGGGGCTTGGAGCAAAGATCACCGAGCCCGGTTTCAAGTCTCAGTTCCTGAACCTGCCTGTTACAGATCTGAGCCTGAGCAAAAATGGCGGAAAAGTTGACGCCATTTCCGGTGCAACAATCTCTTCTGTTACAGTGGTAAACGCTCTGCACACCGGAATTGATAATGTAAGAGCTGTGGAAGGGTGA
- the rnfE gene encoding Rnf electron transport complex subunit RnfE yields MADNRNVASEFMRGITKDNPTFGLVLGLCPTLAVTTSVANGIGMAAGTIFVLVGSNLLVSVMRNEIPDSVRIPIELIVIATFVSIVDMVMEAFTPDIYAALGVYIPLIVVNCIVIGRAEAYALKNGVFYSLIDGLGVGTGFLLMLMLIGGIRELLGTGGINLFGMQLIDLVSTLGFNPIGMMTLSPGAFLTIAVLMAMVNYRRIVKAMRGA; encoded by the coding sequence ATGGCTGATAATAGGAATGTAGCAAGTGAATTTATGCGAGGAATCACCAAGGACAATCCTACGTTTGGCCTCGTGCTCGGGCTCTGCCCGACTCTTGCGGTCACCACTTCCGTTGCGAACGGGATTGGTATGGCCGCGGGCACTATTTTTGTCCTGGTCGGTTCAAACCTGCTGGTTTCTGTAATGAGAAACGAAATCCCTGATTCAGTAAGGATTCCAATAGAACTGATTGTCATAGCCACTTTCGTGTCGATTGTGGACATGGTAATGGAAGCGTTCACGCCTGATATATATGCAGCTTTAGGTGTGTATATCCCGCTTATCGTCGTGAACTGTATTGTGATCGGTCGTGCCGAAGCATATGCTCTGAAAAATGGAGTATTCTACTCACTGATCGATGGGTTAGGTGTAGGTACAGGTTTTTTGCTGATGCTTATGCTGATCGGAGGAATCAGGGAGCTTCTGGGAACAGGCGGAATCAACCTCTTCGGAATGCAATTAATTGACCTGGTATCCACGCTCGGGTTTAATCCGATAGGCATGATGACACTGTCTCCGGGAGCTTTCCTGACCATTGCGGTTCTGATGGCTATGGTCAACTACCGCAGAATCGTAAAAGCTATGAGAGGTGCTTAA
- the mmcA gene encoding methanogenesis multiheme c-type cytochrome gives MSGVAVLLLVAAGAYSSLGYAGNDQIASHYMTKGEWSDTVCGGCHFDVYENVNHSYHVQVNMSRWSPLTNFDLETSGEEEWVKEFGKYHPGGGPLAAYGIGIDCMMCHEQYGLYDFEARAEKIENGEYADANEAAMVESSYTARTNPVQFFVYNANLLTPYPLLIVFHDDVNGAPSHESCAQKCHIRNVEKSAVAWGNEETYEELDAHAKAGVECAECHHTEGFIITSDHQIGRGNTSGTPDLPDSHFDDTMRSCDDEDCHAGISHGPFADSHMEFLACEACHIPKLPGGELAGGKPLKAFSWQNGEREDVYWEEEFQPTLAWYNGNFGDVLPSVDTRNDSDVKVTPFNNITGTWWDAGTDPEILASPNTSVSTGDPIPIKYVKAADADGNGEVTVEEMQAYDANEDGQADYPNAILRTVDLYYQVSHNIVSSDVGIANPYTCKDCHGNASVIDWASLGYTEDPGGEASAVKSIDISYARPRPVEVETKPAF, from the coding sequence GTGTCGGGAGTCGCTGTGCTGCTTCTTGTGGCTGCTGGTGCCTATTCTTCTCTTGGATATGCAGGGAATGATCAAATTGCATCCCATTACATGACCAAGGGGGAATGGTCCGATACGGTCTGCGGAGGCTGTCACTTCGACGTCTACGAAAACGTCAATCATTCTTATCATGTACAGGTAAACATGAGCAGGTGGTCTCCCCTCACAAATTTTGATCTTGAAACATCTGGAGAAGAGGAATGGGTCAAAGAGTTCGGGAAGTATCACCCTGGCGGAGGTCCGCTTGCAGCATATGGTATTGGCATTGACTGCATGATGTGTCATGAGCAGTACGGTCTCTATGACTTCGAAGCTCGTGCCGAGAAGATCGAAAATGGAGAATATGCTGATGCAAACGAAGCAGCCATGGTAGAATCAAGCTATACTGCGAGGACCAATCCCGTGCAGTTTTTCGTCTACAATGCTAACCTGCTTACCCCCTATCCCCTGCTTATCGTTTTCCATGACGATGTAAACGGAGCTCCTTCACACGAATCCTGTGCTCAAAAGTGTCACATCCGGAATGTTGAAAAGAGTGCTGTAGCCTGGGGCAATGAGGAAACCTATGAAGAGCTTGATGCCCATGCAAAAGCAGGAGTCGAATGTGCTGAGTGCCACCACACTGAAGGTTTCATTATCACCTCGGACCATCAGATCGGGCGCGGAAATACTTCCGGTACTCCAGACCTTCCTGATAGTCACTTTGATGATACAATGCGCAGCTGTGACGATGAAGACTGTCACGCAGGTATCTCTCACGGGCCCTTTGCAGACTCTCACATGGAATTCCTTGCCTGTGAAGCCTGCCATATCCCCAAGCTTCCTGGAGGGGAACTCGCCGGAGGCAAGCCTCTTAAAGCTTTCAGCTGGCAGAATGGAGAACGTGAAGACGTTTACTGGGAGGAAGAATTCCAGCCCACCCTTGCCTGGTACAATGGGAATTTCGGAGATGTTCTGCCGAGTGTGGACACAAGGAATGATTCCGATGTAAAGGTAACTCCTTTCAACAACATCACCGGAACCTGGTGGGATGCAGGCACTGACCCTGAAATACTCGCAAGCCCGAATACAAGTGTCTCTACGGGAGACCCAATCCCGATAAAATATGTAAAGGCAGCAGATGCTGATGGAAACGGTGAAGTCACAGTGGAAGAGATGCAGGCTTACGATGCAAATGAGGACGGACAGGCTGACTATCCCAATGCGATATTAAGAACAGTGGATCTCTATTACCAGGTATCCCACAACATTGTGAGCAGTGATGTTGGAATAGCTAATCCTTACACCTGCAAGGACTGCCACGGGAATGCATCCGTGATTGATTGGGCATCTCTTGGCTATACGGAAGACCCTGGAGGAGAGGCGTCAGCAGTGAAGAGTATTGACATTAGTTATGCCAGGCCGAGACCTGTAGAGGTTGAAACAAAACCTGCGTTCTAA
- a CDS encoding FAD:protein FMN transferase produces MNSKYKILFAFLLIISILVSGCVQSESQENGELQEFQQTRSIMDTTVTVAVYASNESEASKVIDDAFNEIYRVDDLMSPSKEDSQLNILNTRGEVENADPAFIHVLEQSKYYSDKSGGAFDITIQPVLDLWRSKFLPGGPQEPPTADELNETLKLVNYSEINIEDGNISLKPGMKVALGGIAKGYAVDRAIESLQENGIENAFVNAGGDGRYIGQKPDGTPWMVGLQNPDRSGQYITAIEARDIAVATSGNYERYFNESARVSHISDPRTGYPSEGIISSTVIARSAIDADAFATAVFVMGEEEGLEMVENLEGVECLIITEDRRLVYSSGFKEYEAEGSI; encoded by the coding sequence ATGAATTCCAAATACAAAATACTATTTGCGTTTTTATTGATTATATCGATTTTAGTATCAGGCTGCGTGCAGTCTGAATCCCAAGAGAACGGAGAACTTCAGGAGTTCCAGCAGACAAGAAGCATTATGGATACCACAGTTACTGTAGCTGTATATGCTTCTAATGAAAGCGAAGCTTCAAAAGTAATAGATGATGCCTTTAATGAGATTTACAGGGTTGACGACCTTATGAGCCCCTCAAAAGAAGACAGTCAACTCAATATTCTGAACACCAGAGGAGAAGTCGAAAACGCTGACCCTGCTTTTATCCACGTACTGGAGCAGTCAAAGTACTATTCAGACAAAAGCGGAGGAGCCTTTGATATCACTATCCAGCCTGTACTAGATCTCTGGAGAAGTAAATTCCTTCCAGGCGGACCTCAGGAACCACCTACCGCAGATGAACTGAACGAAACTCTCAAACTTGTAAACTACTCGGAAATAAACATCGAGGATGGAAATATAAGTCTCAAACCCGGGATGAAAGTAGCCCTCGGCGGGATTGCAAAAGGATATGCTGTTGACAGAGCAATTGAGTCTCTGCAGGAAAACGGGATTGAAAACGCTTTCGTGAACGCAGGAGGAGACGGAAGGTATATAGGTCAGAAGCCAGACGGGACACCTTGGATGGTAGGCCTTCAGAATCCTGACAGAAGCGGACAGTATATTACTGCAATTGAAGCTCGTGATATTGCAGTAGCAACAAGCGGAAACTACGAACGTTATTTTAACGAATCTGCGCGGGTGTCCCATATCTCGGATCCGAGAACAGGGTATCCTTCCGAAGGCATAATTAGCAGCACGGTAATTGCCAGAAGCGCTATTGATGCCGATGCTTTTGCAACCGCAGTCTTCGTGATGGGCGAAGAAGAAGGGCTTGAGATGGTAGAAAATCTCGAAGGGGTTGAATGCCTTATAATAACCGAGGACCGCAGGCTTGTGTATTCAAGCGGGTTCAAGGAATATGAAGCAGAAGGTTCTATCTGA
- a CDS encoding replication factor C small subunit gives MEDFKIKEEIWIEKYRPVRLSQVAGQEETIERLMSYVATKNLPHLLFSGPPGVGKTASAVSIAREIFGEDLWRENFTELNASDERGIDVVRNKIKNFAKTAPIGGAPFKIIFLDEADALTSDAQSALRRTMEKFSSNCRFILSCNYSSKIIEPIQSRCAVYRFRRLSDEAIKERLEYIAEDQGLSITEGGYEALIYVAQGDMRKAVNSLQAAAFIDTEKPISRETIYRTTATANPEEIKNLIETALRGNFRAARKELNRLLYEEGLSGEDIIGQIYRVVSEMDNLMILDLGLSERDIVALVDIIGETDFRLTEGASEKIQLEALLAHFALSRED, from the coding sequence ATGGAGGACTTTAAGATTAAAGAAGAGATCTGGATTGAAAAATACAGGCCTGTCAGGCTGAGTCAGGTAGCTGGACAGGAAGAAACAATCGAACGCCTGATGTCTTATGTGGCAACTAAAAACCTTCCTCACCTCCTCTTTTCCGGGCCTCCGGGTGTAGGGAAAACAGCTTCTGCAGTTTCAATTGCAAGAGAGATTTTCGGGGAAGATTTATGGCGAGAAAATTTTACGGAACTCAATGCCTCGGACGAAAGGGGTATTGATGTTGTTAGAAATAAGATTAAAAACTTTGCAAAAACCGCTCCTATAGGCGGAGCTCCTTTCAAGATCATTTTCCTTGATGAAGCCGATGCCCTCACATCGGATGCACAGTCCGCACTCCGCAGAACTATGGAAAAATTCAGCAGCAACTGCCGTTTCATTCTCTCCTGCAACTATTCCTCCAAGATCATTGAACCTATCCAGTCCAGGTGTGCAGTCTACAGGTTCAGGCGGCTTTCCGATGAAGCCATTAAAGAAAGACTTGAATACATTGCAGAAGACCAGGGCCTGTCCATTACCGAAGGCGGGTATGAAGCTCTGATTTATGTAGCTCAGGGAGACATGCGAAAAGCCGTCAATTCTCTGCAGGCTGCTGCCTTCATTGATACGGAAAAGCCTATTTCCAGGGAAACCATCTACAGGACCACGGCAACTGCAAATCCTGAAGAGATTAAGAACCTTATCGAGACTGCCCTGCGCGGAAATTTCAGGGCTGCCAGAAAAGAGCTTAACAGGCTGCTTTATGAAGAAGGACTTTCCGGAGAAGATATCATAGGACAGATCTACAGGGTAGTTTCTGAAATGGATAACCTGATGATCCTTGACCTTGGACTGTCGGAAAGGGATATTGTCGCCCTTGTGGATATCATCGGAGAAACCGACTTCAGGCTAACCGAAGGAGCCAGTGAGAAAATCCAGCTGGAAGCTCTGCTTGCACATTTTGCCCTTTCAAGAGAAGACTGA
- a CDS encoding Fe-S cluster domain-containing protein, whose product MIVASEVMPVLINTVSVLVGLCIAVGAMLVIASKVFKVETNPMVDEVASLLPGANCGGCGFAGCAACAEAIVLKGAPINSCPVGGFDVAKLIGAVMGQEVSETEKSFPFVRCQGGNVNCTTLYDYEGVEGCKAALMLCDSRKGCTYGCLGLGTCVRACQFGALSMGENGFPVVNKALCTSCGNCIAACPNGVLTFAMDSEKVHVLCRSHDKGKDVKAVCEVGCIGCKKCEKECPQGAIKVTEFLAEIDQEKCTGCGACAGVCPQKAIELR is encoded by the coding sequence ATGATCGTTGCGTCAGAAGTTATGCCTGTACTCATAAACACCGTTTCGGTACTCGTCGGGCTTTGCATTGCAGTAGGCGCCATGCTGGTAATCGCCTCCAAAGTTTTTAAAGTGGAAACCAATCCTATGGTCGATGAGGTTGCCTCCCTTCTTCCGGGAGCTAACTGCGGTGGGTGCGGATTTGCCGGATGTGCTGCCTGTGCCGAAGCTATTGTCTTAAAAGGCGCACCTATCAACAGTTGCCCTGTAGGAGGGTTTGATGTTGCAAAACTGATCGGTGCAGTCATGGGGCAGGAAGTTTCAGAGACTGAAAAGTCGTTTCCATTTGTCCGCTGCCAGGGTGGCAATGTGAACTGTACAACCCTTTACGACTATGAGGGAGTTGAAGGCTGTAAAGCTGCCCTTATGCTCTGCGATTCAAGGAAAGGCTGTACCTACGGCTGCCTTGGTCTCGGAACATGTGTACGGGCCTGTCAGTTCGGAGCTCTCTCAATGGGAGAAAACGGGTTTCCGGTTGTGAACAAAGCCCTCTGTACAAGCTGTGGAAACTGTATCGCAGCCTGCCCGAACGGCGTGCTCACCTTTGCCATGGACTCCGAGAAAGTGCATGTGCTCTGCCGCTCCCATGATAAAGGTAAAGATGTCAAAGCAGTGTGCGAAGTCGGATGTATAGGCTGTAAGAAGTGTGAAAAAGAATGCCCGCAGGGGGCCATTAAGGTCACGGAATTCCTGGCTGAAATCGACCAGGAAAAATGTACAGGCTGCGGAGCCTGTGCTGGAGTCTGTCCGCAGAAAGCAATTGAGCTCCGGTAA
- a CDS encoding DUF4870 domain-containing protein, whose protein sequence is MPYKTFLGLPENIVAALCYPVGWLSGLFFLLLERKNKFVRFHAMQSILLFMPLALFIFLVAWVPVIGWFIADGAGMTAMLLILIPMYMAFRGSKFKIPIIGKIAYDFAYGE, encoded by the coding sequence ATGCCGTACAAAACTTTCCTTGGCTTACCTGAAAATATAGTGGCTGCTCTTTGCTACCCTGTTGGCTGGCTCTCAGGCCTGTTCTTCCTGCTCCTTGAGCGCAAGAATAAGTTCGTCCGCTTCCACGCAATGCAGTCAATACTGCTTTTCATGCCGCTTGCTCTCTTTATCTTCCTTGTGGCATGGGTTCCTGTAATTGGCTGGTTCATTGCGGACGGTGCAGGGATGACAGCTATGCTGCTTATCCTTATTCCGATGTACATGGCTTTCAGGGGTTCAAAGTTCAAAATCCCTATCATAGGAAAGATTGCCTACGATTTTGCCTATGGTGAGTAA
- the rnfA gene encoding Rnf electron transport complex subunit RnfA, whose translation MADASLFSVFMDGVFLKNFLIVQFLGLCSFVGVTKDVKSASGMSGAVIFVISMSALVSYFLYTYVLVPLRLDYLTTIAFIIVIAALVQLVEFIVRKFMPPLYRSLGIYLPLISTNCAVLGAVLLNVMNEYTFIQSLTFGVAAGLGYTVAMLIMASIREWSNVVYVPKAVGRGVTYAFFIALIMSMSFANYFKVIPL comes from the coding sequence ATGGCAGACGCATCTCTGTTTTCAGTATTCATGGATGGAGTATTCCTTAAGAACTTCCTTATAGTCCAGTTCCTCGGGCTCTGCTCCTTCGTGGGTGTCACAAAAGACGTAAAAAGTGCATCAGGGATGTCAGGAGCGGTTATCTTCGTTATCTCGATGTCCGCTTTAGTATCGTACTTCCTGTATACGTACGTTCTTGTACCTTTGAGGCTGGACTACCTTACTACAATCGCATTCATTATAGTGATCGCAGCGCTTGTGCAGTTGGTAGAGTTTATTGTCCGGAAGTTTATGCCCCCTCTATACAGGTCGCTTGGTATTTACCTGCCTCTAATCTCCACAAACTGTGCAGTGCTCGGAGCCGTATTGCTTAACGTGATGAATGAATATACATTCATTCAGAGTCTCACCTTTGGGGTTGCTGCCGGGCTTGGATACACAGTTGCAATGCTCATCATGGCTTCCATACGTGAATGGAGTAATGTAGTGTATGTCCCAAAAGCAGTTGGAAGAGGCGTCACGTATGCTTTCTTCATTGCTCTGATCATGTCGATGTCCTTTGCTAACTACTTCAAGGTGATTCCGCTATGA
- the rnfD gene encoding Rnf electron transport complex subunit RnfD, which produces MAFTISPPPHIKEGVSVKALMWGRFIALLPLCLASIYLFGLPALGILISGVLGAVFIELAIQKIFHQKVTIGDGNAAYLGLLIALIVPPSAPIWMPFIGAVFGVGIVKHAFGGLGSYMFHPALATWVFLSLSWASLMVPGSIPQLGSLSDLILETGAGFLADASPIAMIGVLVLIAKKYVDWKIPLAYLLTTVILVILLGDPLAYIITGTYLLGVFFIATETSTSPITRNGRFVYGVVCGFLTVIYGYFTGDYISGTLYGLLLSNAIFPLIERATLPKPFSAPVITHSAAPRAAGGEEE; this is translated from the coding sequence ATGGCCTTTACAATATCTCCACCTCCTCACATAAAGGAAGGTGTATCGGTTAAAGCATTAATGTGGGGGAGATTTATTGCTCTTCTCCCGTTGTGTTTAGCTTCGATTTACTTATTTGGACTCCCGGCTCTCGGAATTCTTATTTCCGGAGTGCTGGGCGCAGTTTTTATCGAACTGGCAATCCAAAAGATATTCCATCAGAAAGTAACGATCGGTGACGGAAACGCAGCGTACCTGGGCTTGCTTATTGCACTGATAGTTCCACCCTCGGCTCCAATCTGGATGCCTTTTATAGGGGCAGTCTTCGGGGTAGGAATTGTAAAGCATGCTTTTGGAGGGCTTGGCTCTTATATGTTCCATCCCGCTCTGGCTACCTGGGTCTTCCTGAGTCTTTCCTGGGCTAGCCTGATGGTTCCGGGTTCAATTCCCCAGCTTGGCTCGCTCTCTGACCTGATCCTTGAAACAGGAGCAGGATTCCTGGCAGATGCCTCCCCGATTGCCATGATCGGTGTGCTGGTTTTGATCGCCAAAAAGTATGTTGACTGGAAAATCCCTCTAGCTTATTTATTGACAACAGTCATACTGGTAATTTTGCTTGGGGACCCTCTGGCTTACATCATTACCGGGACTTACTTACTTGGAGTGTTTTTCATAGCGACGGAAACATCCACGTCCCCTATAACCAGAAATGGAAGGTTTGTTTATGGAGTAGTTTGCGGGTTTCTGACAGTGATTTACGGGTACTTTACCGGGGACTATATCTCAGGAACACTCTATGGTTTGCTCCTTTCAAACGCGATTTTCCCGCTAATCGAGCGCGCCACCTTACCAAAGCCCTTCTCAGCTCCGGTAATTACACATTCCGCTGCTCCTAGAGCCGCTGGAGGTGAAGAAGAATGA